In the genome of Mauremys mutica isolate MM-2020 ecotype Southern chromosome 8, ASM2049712v1, whole genome shotgun sequence, one region contains:
- the CBY3 gene encoding protein chibby homolog 3: MNTIANIMQELRDYWADHFSRRFLPKRPPLRRINSISTFYLLDYRTRQAELGLDYGPPRAQLSDAKFVFQDGKWQGESGLSHRPPLLQLFSSHDREQSCKVMKKENKALLEENNYLKLQLELLMDMLTETTARLHTVEKKMDIPTWHTKIKKPNKVLMLKS; this comes from the coding sequence ATGAATACCATCGCTAACATAATGCAGGAGCTGCGTGACTATTGGGCAGACCATTTCTCACGCAGATTTCTACCTAAGAGGCCTCCCCTTCGCCGAATCAACTCCATTTCCACTTTCTACCTCCTGGACTACAGAACCCGGCAGGCTGAACTGGGTTTGGATTACGGCCCTCCGCGGGCTCAGCTGAGCGATGCCAAGTTTGTCTTCCAGGATGGCAAATGGCAAGGTGAGAGTGGCCTCTCTCATCGGCCGCCACTGCTGCAGTTATTCTCCTCCCATGACCGGGAGCAGTCCTGTAAGGTAATGAAGAAGGAGAACAAGGCTCTCCTGGAGGAGAACAATTACCTGAAGCTGCAGCTCGAGCTGCTGATGGACATGCTGACAGAAACCACGGCCCGACTGCACACGGTGGAGAAAAAGATGGACATCCCCACATGGCACACCAAGATCAAGAAGCCAAATAAGGTGTTGATGCTTAAGTCCTAG